The window TGCCCGACGCGGGCTGGGCGCCCCGGCTCGAGGCGTTCGGGCTGATCTCGGCCGACTCCGAGCATGCCACCGGCCGCGGCGTGGCGCTGTTCGGGCTGGACGTCGCGCGCGAGGCCCGGCTGTCGCGCCTGCTCGGTTCCGTGCGCGACGGCGCGCCGCCGCGCGGCGCGCGCGAGATCGCGCTGGGTGACTTGCTGGCCAGGAACCTCGGCGTGGCGGTCGGCGCCACCGTGATCGTGGTCTCGGCCGACGCCTACGGGTCACAGGCCGCCGACCGCTTCCGCGTGACCGGCACCTTCCACGTGGGCAGCGACGACCTCGACGGCTACGGCGCGATCGCGGGGCTCGCCGACCTGCAGGACTTCCTGCAGGCGGGCGCGAGTCTCTCGCACGTGGCGGTGTTCGCGCGCGACACCAAGGACCTGCCGCGGATCGGCGCCCGGCTCGCCGGCGCGTTTCCGGCCGACCGCTACGAGGTCCTGGACTGGCAGGCGCTCGTGCCCGAGCTCGTGCAGTTCATCCGCATGGGCGACGTGGGCGACTGGTTCCAGAACGCGCTCTTGCTGATCGTGGTGGCGTTCGGCCTGCTCAACACGGTGCTGATGTCGGTCTTCGAGCGCGTGCGCGAGTTCGGCGTGCTGCGCGCGCTCGGCCTGCGGCCGCGCGCGGTGTTCGGGCTGGTGGTGCTCGAGTCACTGCTGTTGTCGCTGGTGGGGATCGCGGCGGGCTTCGGGCTCGGGATCCCGGGCGTGCTGTACATGGAGAACCACCCGATCTCTGTCGAGCGCCCCGACATGGTCGAGTCGTTCAAGGTGTTCGGGATCGAGCCGGTGATCTCGTTCGGCTTCGCGCGCTCGGAGCTCGTGGCGCTGCCGCTCGTGCTGCTCGGCATCGGCGTGCTCGCCGCGGTCATCCCGGCCGCGCGCGCCGCCCGCGGCCGGCCGGTCGACGCGCTGCGCGCGACGTAGGGGAGTCATGGGAACGCTGTTCCGGATCGCCTGGCGGAACCTGTTGCGCGGCTGGCGCCGCAGCGCGATCGTGATCTCGGCGATCGCGGTGGGGCTCACCGCCTGTCTCGTGCTCGTGGGCTGGAGTCACGGCTGGGTGCGGCAGATCGCCGACACCGCCGTATCGACCAAGCTGGCGCTCCTGGCCGTGCACGCGGCGGGCTACCAGGCGAACCCGGAGGTCGAGCGCACGCTGGCCGACGGCGGGCGCCAGCTCAGCGCGGTGCTCGAGACCTTCCCCGGCGCCCGGGTGTCGGCGCGCGTGCTGGGCGACGCGCTGGCGCAGAGCCCGCGCCAGAGCGCGCGCGTGGCGCTGGTGGGCGTGGACCCGGCGCGCGAGGCACGCGTATCGGTGGTCGCGCGCTCCTTCGCGTCGGGCGGCTTCCCCGAGCCGACACCGAGCGGTGTCGCGCGCACGCTGCCGGGCGCGGCCATCGGCGGCGAGCTCGCCGACACGCTGCGGGTGAAGCTCGGCGACAAGCTGGTGCTGCACGCGCCCGGCGAGAACGGCCTGGCGGCCTTCCGCATCTCGGGCGTCTTCCACAGCGGCTCGCTCGCCTTCGACAAGAGCACGGTGTTCCTGCAGCTCGGCGATGCCCAGCGCCTGCTCGGGCTGGGCGACCAGGTGCACGAGCTCGCGGTGGCGCTCGACGACCCCCGCCGGCTACCGGAGCTCTACGCCTTCGCGCAGGCGAAGCTGCCAGCCGTGCGCCCGGGCGAGTCAGTCGAGGTGCTGACCTGGAAGGAGCGCGAGCCGCGCCTGGCCGCGATCCTCGACCTGATGACCAGTACGGCGTGGATCACCTACGCCACGCTGTTCGCGGGCATGGCGTTCGGCATCGCCAACGCATTGCTCATGTCGGTGTACGAGCGCATGCGCGAGTTCGGCGTGCTGCGCTCGCTCGGGCTGCCGGCGCGCGACCTGGTGTGGATGGTGCTGATCGAGTCACTCTTGCTGACCGTGGGCGGCGCCGTGCTCGGCGTGGCGATCGGCGCCGCCTGCGTGGCCTGGATGGGTCACCACGGCGTGAACCTCGCGGCGTTCGCCGAGGGACTCACCCAGATGGGTGCGGGCGCCACCGTCTACCCGAACCTGGAGCGGCCGGATTTCGCTTCACCGGTGGCACTGGCCTTCCTGACCGCGTTCGTCGCGGCCATCTGGCCGGCCTGGCAGGCCGCGCGGCTGCGCCCGGCCGAAGCGCTGCGGCACGTGTAGGAGGAGTCATGGGGGAGACACTGCTCGAGGCGCGCGAGGCGACCAAGGTCTACCGCGCGGGCGAGATCGAGACCGTCGCGCTCTCGAACGTCGACCTGGCGGTCGAGCGCGGTGAGTTCTCCGCGCTCTCGGGGCCGTCCGGGTCGGGCAAGACCACGCTCCTCAACCTGCTGGGCACGCTCGACCGGCCGACCTCGGGCCGCATCCTCGTGGCGGGCCTCGACACCACCGAGATGCGCGAGGCCGCCCGCGCCGAGCTTCGCCTGCGCAAGCTCGGCTTCGTGTTCCAGGCCTACAACCTGGTGCCCGTGCTCTCGGCGCTCGA of the Myxococcota bacterium genome contains:
- a CDS encoding FtsX-like permease family protein, with amino-acid sequence MGTLFRIAWRNLLRGWRRSAIVISAIAVGLTACLVLVGWSHGWVRQIADTAVSTKLALLAVHAAGYQANPEVERTLADGGRQLSAVLETFPGARVSARVLGDALAQSPRQSARVALVGVDPAREARVSVVARSFASGGFPEPTPSGVARTLPGAAIGGELADTLRVKLGDKLVLHAPGENGLAAFRISGVFHSGSLAFDKSTVFLQLGDAQRLLGLGDQVHELAVALDDPRRLPELYAFAQAKLPAVRPGESVEVLTWKEREPRLAAILDLMTSTAWITYATLFAGMAFGIANALLMSVYERMREFGVLRSLGLPARDLVWMVLIESLLLTVGGAVLGVAIGAACVAWMGHHGVNLAAFAEGLTQMGAGATVYPNLERPDFASPVALAFLTAFVAAIWPAWQAARLRPAEALRHV
- a CDS encoding FtsX-like permease family protein encodes the protein MLLRIAWRNLFRNRRRTALTVAAAAFATLLCLANLAVSAGSQKRWVANAVGLYPGHFQVSLRGYRDSRSLDDALVLAPEQVQALDGLPDAGWAPRLEAFGLISADSEHATGRGVALFGLDVAREARLSRLLGSVRDGAPPRGAREIALGDLLARNLGVAVGATVIVVSADAYGSQAADRFRVTGTFHVGSDDLDGYGAIAGLADLQDFLQAGASLSHVAVFARDTKDLPRIGARLAGAFPADRYEVLDWQALVPELVQFIRMGDVGDWFQNALLLIVVAFGLLNTVLMSVFERVREFGVLRALGLRPRAVFGLVVLESLLLSLVGIAAGFGLGIPGVLYMENHPISVERPDMVESFKVFGIEPVISFGFARSELVALPLVLLGIGVLAAVIPAARAARGRPVDALRAT